One Deinococcus aquaedulcis genomic window carries:
- a CDS encoding succinate dehydrogenase iron-sulfur subunit, with product MTQTATNTGVVAPLGVPMLQLKVKVLRFDPEKDKKAHWTTYDVEAQPGDRVLDVINHIKWYLEPSLTFRRSCMHGICGSDAMLINGRNRLACKTLVRDVAKNGGTIQVEPIRGLKVEKDLLVDMEPFFDSYKAIMPYFINESPAPAAERIQSEEQAERMAHSSNCILCACCTTSCPIFWVNGSYLGPAAIVQAHRFIFDSRDEATHQRLGIMNQNTGVWRCRTAYNCTEACPRDIPITQLIEEVKRAVMYGQA from the coding sequence ATGACCCAGACTGCAACCAATACCGGCGTGGTGGCCCCCCTGGGGGTCCCCATGCTGCAACTGAAAGTCAAGGTCCTGCGCTTTGACCCTGAAAAGGACAAGAAGGCGCACTGGACCACCTACGACGTGGAAGCCCAGCCGGGCGACCGCGTGCTGGACGTCATCAACCACATCAAGTGGTACCTGGAACCCAGCCTGACCTTCCGCCGCTCGTGCATGCACGGCATCTGCGGCAGCGACGCCATGCTGATCAACGGCCGCAACCGGCTGGCCTGCAAGACCCTGGTGCGCGACGTGGCCAAAAACGGCGGCACCATCCAGGTTGAGCCCATCCGGGGCCTGAAGGTGGAAAAGGACCTGCTGGTGGACATGGAGCCGTTTTTCGACTCCTATAAGGCGATCATGCCGTACTTCATCAACGAGTCGCCGGCCCCCGCCGCCGAGCGCATTCAGAGCGAAGAGCAGGCCGAGCGCATGGCGCACTCCAGCAACTGCATTCTGTGCGCGTGCTGCACGACCTCCTGCCCCATCTTCTGGGTCAACGGGTCGTACCTGGGCCCGGCCGCCATTGTGCAGGCGCACCGCTTTATCTTCGACAGCCGCGACGAGGCCACGCACCAGCGCCTGGGTATCATGAACCAGAACACGGGCGTGTGGCGCTGCCGCACCGCGTACAACTGCACCGAAGCCTGCCCGCGCGACATTCCCATCACCCAGCTGATTGAGGAAGTTAAGCGCGCTGTGATGTACGGTCAGGCGTAA
- a CDS encoding succinate dehydrogenase hydrophobic membrane anchor subunit encodes MIRARTFTDARAQSHTNAELNWWIFMRISGLILMFLVLGHIYMTFIQVSESDATYDAVVNKLANPAWKFYDWLILSLSLLHGANGARYSIEDYVRSRPNRAWVKGVFYTVVALVFAFGTVGLFSI; translated from the coding sequence ATGATCCGCGCCCGCACCTTCACCGACGCCCGCGCGCAGTCGCACACCAACGCCGAGCTGAACTGGTGGATCTTCATGCGCATCAGCGGCCTGATCCTGATGTTTCTGGTCCTGGGGCACATCTACATGACCTTTATTCAGGTCAGCGAGTCCGACGCCACCTACGACGCCGTGGTGAACAAGCTGGCCAACCCGGCCTGGAAGTTCTACGACTGGCTGATTCTGTCGCTGTCGCTGCTGCACGGCGCCAACGGCGCGCGCTATTCCATTGAGGACTACGTGCGTTCGCGCCCCAACCGCGCCTGGGTCAAGGGCGTGTTCTACACCGTGGTGGCGCTCGTGTTCGCCTTCGGCACCGTGGGCCTGTTCTCCATTTAA
- the sdhA gene encoding succinate dehydrogenase flavoprotein subunit encodes MHHRYDVLVVGAGGAGLMAALYAAKGNVSVACISKLYPTRSHTGAAQGGIGAALGNVQEDHWEWHMFDTVKGGDYLTDQDAAEVFAKDIIDAVYELEHMGLPFSRTPEGKIAQRKFGGHTRDFGKAAVERSCYAKDRTGHMILQTLYQQNVKAGTTFFNEFHVTDLIIEGGRCRGLVAYHLATGEIHTFHAKAVILAAGGYGRIFKITSNALTLTGDLMSIYYRKGLPLEDMEFYQFHPTGLAKLGILVTEGIRGEGGILRNDSGERFMERYAPTIKDLAPRDIVSRSIIKEIREGRGVGRDKDAVNIDLTHLPRDVIEGKLAEITDLARTYLGMDPVKDLVPIQPTAHYAMGGIPTDLNGLCLSDGSGGSIEGLYAAGEQACVSLHGANRLGTNSLGDLVVFGRRAGIYAAQYARQVEFPDMPEGAERETMDMFDRLRNGSGKDNAAAIRKELQESMMNNVGIFRNGPDMERQVGIIQELKARYHNVTVSDPSRRYNSELIEAMELGFMLDCAEAMTASALNRTESRGAHDREDYAERDDSNWLKHTMAYKDLNKDGNVVIGYKPVALKGFTRAFEPKPRVY; translated from the coding sequence ATGCATCATCGTTATGACGTGCTGGTGGTGGGTGCAGGCGGCGCCGGGCTGATGGCCGCGCTGTACGCCGCCAAGGGCAACGTGAGCGTGGCCTGTATCTCCAAGCTGTACCCCACGCGCTCGCACACGGGCGCGGCGCAGGGCGGCATTGGCGCGGCGCTGGGCAACGTGCAGGAAGACCACTGGGAATGGCACATGTTCGACACCGTCAAGGGCGGCGACTACCTGACCGACCAGGACGCCGCCGAGGTGTTCGCCAAGGACATCATTGACGCTGTGTACGAGCTGGAGCACATGGGCCTGCCGTTTTCGCGCACGCCCGAGGGCAAGATTGCCCAGCGCAAGTTCGGCGGCCACACCCGCGACTTCGGCAAGGCGGCGGTGGAGCGCAGCTGCTACGCCAAGGACCGCACCGGCCACATGATCCTGCAGACGCTGTACCAGCAGAACGTCAAGGCCGGCACCACCTTTTTCAACGAATTCCACGTCACCGACCTGATCATTGAGGGCGGGCGCTGCCGGGGGCTGGTGGCCTACCACCTCGCCACGGGCGAGATTCACACCTTCCACGCCAAGGCGGTCATTCTGGCAGCGGGCGGCTACGGGCGCATCTTCAAGATCACCTCGAATGCCCTGACGCTGACCGGCGACCTGATGAGCATCTACTACCGCAAGGGGCTGCCGCTGGAAGACATGGAGTTCTACCAGTTCCACCCCACCGGGCTGGCCAAGCTGGGCATCCTGGTGACGGAAGGCATTCGTGGTGAGGGCGGCATCCTGCGCAACGACAGCGGCGAGCGGTTCATGGAACGCTACGCGCCCACCATCAAGGACCTCGCGCCCCGCGACATCGTGTCGCGCTCCATCATCAAGGAGATCCGCGAGGGGCGCGGCGTGGGCCGCGACAAGGACGCCGTCAACATTGACCTGACGCACCTACCGCGTGACGTGATTGAGGGCAAGCTGGCCGAGATTACCGACCTGGCCCGCACCTACCTGGGCATGGACCCGGTCAAGGACCTCGTGCCGATTCAGCCCACCGCGCACTACGCCATGGGTGGCATTCCCACCGACCTGAACGGCCTGTGCCTCAGTGACGGTTCGGGCGGCAGCATCGAAGGGCTGTATGCGGCGGGCGAGCAGGCGTGCGTGTCGCTGCACGGCGCCAACCGCCTGGGCACCAACAGCCTCGGCGACCTCGTGGTGTTCGGCCGCCGCGCGGGGATCTACGCCGCGCAGTACGCCCGCCAGGTCGAGTTCCCCGACATGCCCGAAGGGGCCGAGCGCGAGACGATGGATATGTTCGACCGCCTGCGCAATGGAAGTGGCAAGGACAACGCCGCCGCCATCCGCAAGGAGCTGCAGGAATCCATGATGAACAACGTGGGCATCTTCCGCAACGGCCCCGACATGGAGCGTCAGGTCGGCATCATTCAGGAGCTCAAGGCCCGCTACCACAACGTCACGGTGTCGGACCCCAGCCGCCGCTACAACAGTGAGCTGATCGAGGCCATGGAACTGGGCTTTATGCTTGACTGTGCGGAGGCCATGACCGCCAGTGCCCTGAACCGCACCGAGTCGCGCGGGGCGCACGACCGCGAGGACTACGCCGAGCGCGACGACAGCAACTGGCTCAAGCACACCATGGCCTACAAGGACCTGAACAAGGATGGCAACGTGGTTATTGGCTACAAGCCGGTGGCCCTGAAGGGGTTCACGCGGGCCTTTGAACCCAAGCCGCGCGTGTACTGA
- the sdhC gene encoding succinate dehydrogenase, cytochrome b556 subunit, whose translation MRMYRGREGQWAFLLHRLSGLAILAYLLLHVFSIGSFIFGEEFYMVIHERYDLWPFRVGLIFVTAGVVYHAFNGLRIIIMDFTGFGVAYQRQMWYGVLLISAAAFVYAAWTLYPRIMGGY comes from the coding sequence ATAAGGATGTACCGAGGAAGAGAGGGGCAGTGGGCGTTCCTGCTTCACCGCCTGTCCGGACTGGCGATTCTGGCTTACCTGTTGCTGCACGTGTTCAGCATCGGGTCGTTTATTTTCGGCGAAGAGTTCTACATGGTGATTCACGAGCGTTACGACCTGTGGCCCTTCCGTGTGGGCCTGATCTTCGTGACGGCGGGCGTGGTGTACCACGCGTTTAACGGCCTGCGCATCATCATCATGGACTTCACGGGCTTTGGCGTGGCCTACCAGCGCCAGATGTGGTACGGGGTGCTGCTGATCAGCGCCGCCGCCTTCGTGTACGCCGCCTGGACCCTGTACCCGCGCATCATGGGGGGCTACTGA